A genome region from Colwellia sp. Arc7-D includes the following:
- the purD gene encoding phosphoribosylamine--glycine ligase, which translates to MNVLVIGSGGREHALAWKAAQSSSVTKVFVAPGNAGTATEAKLENIAISAGDIPALVNFAKDNKVALTIVGPEQPLVDGVVDAFQAEGLMIFGPSAKAAQLEGSKSFTKDFLARNNIPTGSYQNFTEIEPALAYVREQGAPIVVKADGLAAGKGVIVAMTLAEAEDAIQDMLAGNAFGDAGHRVVIEEFLEGEEASFIVMVDGKNVLAFATSQDHKRAYNGDQGPNTGGMGAYSPAPVVTPEIHQRAMNEVIMPTVEGMAREGASYTGFLYAGLMIDTDGTPKVIEYNCRFGDPETQPIMMRLKSDLVELCMMACRGELDKATIDFDPRPAVGVVMAAAKYPASYPKGDIISGLDTNKASDRKIFHAGTAEKDGAIVTAGGRVLCATALGANVTKAQQAAYELLQQISWQGVEYRTDIAYRAIEREQS; encoded by the coding sequence ATGAATGTTTTGGTCATTGGTAGTGGCGGTCGTGAGCATGCGTTAGCATGGAAAGCTGCACAATCATCTTCAGTAACAAAAGTGTTTGTTGCACCAGGTAATGCAGGTACGGCTACAGAAGCTAAATTAGAAAATATTGCGATCTCTGCTGGCGACATTCCAGCTTTAGTCAATTTTGCTAAAGATAATAAAGTTGCTTTAACGATTGTTGGTCCTGAACAACCGCTAGTAGATGGCGTGGTTGATGCTTTTCAAGCTGAGGGTTTAATGATTTTTGGACCTAGTGCAAAAGCAGCGCAACTTGAAGGCTCGAAATCATTCACCAAAGATTTTTTAGCTAGAAACAATATTCCTACTGGTAGTTATCAAAACTTCACTGAAATTGAACCTGCTCTGGCCTATGTTCGTGAACAAGGTGCTCCCATTGTTGTTAAAGCCGACGGTCTTGCTGCGGGTAAAGGTGTAATTGTAGCAATGACACTGGCAGAAGCAGAAGATGCAATTCAAGATATGCTCGCTGGAAATGCCTTTGGTGACGCAGGACATCGCGTAGTAATTGAAGAGTTTTTAGAAGGTGAAGAAGCTAGTTTTATAGTGATGGTTGACGGAAAGAATGTTTTAGCATTTGCGACCAGCCAAGATCATAAGCGTGCATACAATGGTGATCAAGGTCCAAATACTGGTGGCATGGGCGCATATTCTCCTGCACCAGTTGTTACCCCAGAAATTCATCAACGTGCAATGAATGAAGTTATTATGCCAACGGTCGAAGGTATGGCTAGAGAAGGTGCGTCATATACCGGATTCTTATATGCAGGACTAATGATTGATACTGATGGCACACCAAAAGTGATTGAATACAATTGCCGATTTGGTGATCCAGAAACTCAACCTATTATGATGCGTTTAAAATCTGATCTTGTTGAATTATGTATGATGGCTTGCCGTGGTGAATTAGACAAAGCAACGATTGATTTTGATCCACGTCCGGCAGTAGGCGTTGTAATGGCGGCAGCTAAATATCCAGCAAGTTATCCAAAAGGCGATATTATTTCGGGACTAGATACTAATAAAGCATCTGATCGAAAAATATTTCATGCCGGTACAGCTGAAAAAGATGGCGCCATAGTTACCGCAGGTGGTCGTGTGTTATGTGCAACTGCATTAGGTGCTAATGTTACTAAAGCGCAACAGGCAGCTTATGAATTATTACAGCAAATTTCATGGCAGGGTGTTGAATATCGAACTGATATTGCATACAGAGCGATTGAGCGAGAACAAAGCTAA
- the epmA gene encoding elongation factor P--(R)-beta-lysine ligase, protein MSWQPTMDWHHAKQRSQVLSLIRLFFSERDVIEVDTPLLSSSSVTDPHLDAFVTHFNYSAESHCSESTVLYAQTSPEFAMKRLLASGYRCCYQICKAFRHEQQGRYHNPEFTMLEWYRLGFNHFDLMDEVEELMQLILKCDKIERISYQALFINKVNLDPLNTNIKELIGVITQFDKLSDWLQEEESVDTLLQFIMAELIEPDIGKDTPCFVYDFPASQASLAKISSKDIRVAERFECYYKGVELANGFNELTNVEQQKLRFMQDNDLRKQLGKPTLEIDENFIAALEQGLPACAGVALGIDRLVMIALSVNKIDDVITFPLSNA, encoded by the coding sequence ATGTCATGGCAACCCACTATGGATTGGCACCATGCTAAGCAACGTTCGCAGGTGCTATCTTTAATCAGGTTATTTTTTTCAGAACGTGATGTTATTGAAGTCGATACCCCACTTTTATCAAGTTCATCAGTAACTGATCCACACCTAGATGCCTTTGTTACTCACTTTAATTACTCAGCAGAAAGTCACTGTAGTGAGTCAACAGTCTTATATGCTCAAACCTCGCCAGAATTTGCAATGAAACGTCTGTTAGCAAGTGGCTATCGATGTTGTTATCAAATATGTAAAGCATTTCGTCATGAACAGCAAGGAAGGTACCATAATCCTGAGTTTACTATGTTGGAATGGTATCGATTAGGTTTTAACCATTTTGACCTGATGGATGAGGTTGAAGAACTCATGCAGTTAATTCTTAAGTGCGATAAAATTGAAAGAATTAGCTATCAAGCGCTATTTATTAATAAAGTTAACCTTGATCCATTAAATACTAATATTAAAGAACTGATAGGTGTTATTACACAGTTTGATAAACTAAGTGATTGGTTACAGGAAGAAGAGTCTGTTGATACCTTACTACAGTTTATTATGGCAGAATTAATAGAGCCTGATATTGGCAAGGACACGCCATGTTTTGTGTATGACTTTCCCGCTAGCCAAGCCTCATTAGCAAAAATATCGAGTAAAGATATACGCGTAGCTGAGCGATTTGAATGTTATTACAAGGGGGTAGAACTCGCTAATGGTTTTAATGAATTAACGAATGTAGAGCAACAAAAACTACGATTTATGCAAGACAACGACCTTAGAAAACAATTAGGTAAGCCTACTCTTGAGATAGATGAAAATTTTATTGCTGCGCTCGAACAGGGTTTACCTGCATGTGCCGGTGTAGCACTTGGCATTGACAGATTGGTTATGATTGCATTATCAGTAAACAAGATTGATGATGTTATAACTTTTCCGTTATCCAATGCCTAA
- the glnG gene encoding nitrogen regulation protein NR(I) yields MITEQVWIVDDDSSIRWVLEKALSNANISVGTFHNPEDLLVALEHTQPEVIISDIRMPNIDGMTLLGQINDEYPYIPVIIMTAHSDLDSAVNAYQGGAFEYLPKPFDIDDAVTLANRALTHAREQKSKKQNVVPSADTVGIIGAAPSMQEVFRTIGRLSRSSISVLINGESGTGKELVAHALHMHSPRSSAPFIPLNMAAIPKDLIESELFGHEKGAFTGANAVRHGRFEQAHQGTLFLDEIGDMPLDIQTRLLRVLADGQFYRVGGHSPIQVDVRIIAATHQNLEERVTNGDFRDDLFHRLNVIRIQIPSLRERKEDISQLAQHFLKQAANELAVEVKTLHKSTLSYLEHCEWPGNVRQLENICRFLTVMASGKEILMSDLPSELTVKAVTVKSSNGSWQDNLKKWVDTELSSGKSNIIEQALPEFEKVLLESALKHTQGHKQEAAKRLGWGRNTLTRKLKELDMPD; encoded by the coding sequence ATGATCACCGAACAAGTATGGATCGTCGATGATGATAGTTCAATTAGATGGGTGCTAGAAAAAGCGCTTTCAAATGCCAATATAAGTGTAGGCACATTTCATAATCCAGAAGACCTATTGGTTGCATTAGAACATACCCAACCTGAAGTGATTATTTCAGACATACGTATGCCAAATATTGATGGTATGACCTTATTAGGTCAAATTAATGATGAGTACCCTTATATACCCGTTATTATCATGACTGCACATTCTGACCTTGATAGTGCAGTAAATGCATACCAAGGTGGTGCGTTTGAATATCTTCCTAAGCCTTTTGATATTGATGATGCTGTTACATTAGCCAATAGAGCGTTAACACATGCTCGCGAGCAAAAATCTAAAAAGCAAAACGTAGTCCCATCAGCTGATACTGTTGGTATAATTGGCGCAGCGCCATCTATGCAAGAAGTTTTTAGGACGATAGGACGCTTATCGCGTTCGAGCATCAGTGTATTAATTAACGGAGAATCAGGAACAGGTAAGGAATTGGTTGCTCATGCGTTACATATGCACAGCCCCCGTTCATCTGCACCTTTTATCCCTCTTAACATGGCCGCCATACCAAAAGATTTAATTGAATCTGAGTTATTTGGTCATGAAAAAGGTGCCTTTACGGGTGCTAATGCTGTTCGTCATGGACGGTTTGAGCAAGCACATCAAGGGACATTATTCTTAGATGAAATTGGTGATATGCCACTTGATATTCAAACAAGGTTATTACGAGTCCTCGCTGATGGACAATTTTATCGAGTAGGCGGACACTCTCCTATACAAGTTGATGTTCGTATTATTGCTGCTACACATCAAAATTTAGAAGAACGAGTAACGAATGGAGATTTTCGTGACGATCTTTTTCATAGACTCAACGTTATCAGAATTCAAATACCAAGTTTACGTGAAAGAAAAGAAGATATCAGCCAACTGGCTCAACATTTCCTCAAGCAAGCAGCAAACGAATTAGCCGTTGAAGTTAAAACATTGCATAAAAGTACACTTTCATATTTAGAACATTGTGAATGGCCTGGAAATGTTAGACAACTTGAAAATATATGTCGATTCCTTACTGTTATGGCAAGCGGAAAAGAAATTCTAATGTCAGACTTACCTAGCGAACTCACGGTTAAAGCTGTAACGGTAAAAAGTTCTAATGGCAGCTGGCAAGATAACTTAAAGAAGTGGGTTGATACTGAATTATCATCAGGTAAAAGTAATATTATAGAACAAGCATTACCAGAGTTTGAAAAAGTATTATTGGAAAGTGCCTTAAAACATACTCAAGGACATAAACAAGAAGCAGCTAAACGTTTAGGCTGGGGAAGAAATACATTAACACGTAAATTGAAAGAATTAGACATGCCAGATTAG
- the glnL gene encoding nitrogen regulation protein NR(II), with amino-acid sequence MTKTVVNLKEIKRHYQQALPNQMVTAIVVLDQDLSICYVNPAAEALLVKSLSKIYLLPIDQVFYNTPISNKRLQQLLTTGQEFSDSDVSIEFFDQRQITVEITASSVSFDQSPHILLEFKQIDQQKQISAEAFQQQQWESARDLIRGLAHEIKNPLGGLRGAAQLLDLELNEEQKEYTAMIIEQADRLTNLVDRLLGPNYLPVMKLQNIHMVIEKVFQLTKFDNPKNIILARDYDPSIPELTFDQDKIQQTVINIVHNAIQALDSESKITLRTRAASNKTINGKRIKLCAEISIIDNGPGIPEHIQSTLFYPMVSGRASGTGLGLSICQTIIHQHHGKLSCISRPGHTEFTILIPFESEIK; translated from the coding sequence ATGACTAAAACTGTGGTAAATTTAAAAGAAATAAAAAGACACTATCAACAAGCATTACCAAATCAAATGGTAACGGCCATCGTTGTCTTAGATCAAGACCTGTCCATATGTTATGTCAATCCAGCAGCTGAAGCTCTATTAGTTAAAAGTTTAAGTAAAATTTACTTATTACCCATCGACCAAGTTTTTTACAACACCCCCATTAGTAACAAGCGCTTGCAACAGTTGTTGACTACCGGCCAAGAGTTCAGTGACAGCGATGTTTCTATTGAATTTTTCGACCAACGACAAATAACCGTTGAAATAACCGCATCATCTGTAAGCTTTGATCAATCTCCACATATTTTATTAGAGTTCAAACAAATTGATCAGCAAAAACAAATCAGTGCCGAAGCCTTTCAACAACAACAGTGGGAGTCTGCGCGAGATCTTATTCGTGGCCTAGCCCATGAGATTAAAAATCCATTAGGCGGCTTACGCGGTGCAGCTCAATTATTAGATTTAGAACTAAATGAAGAGCAAAAAGAATATACCGCAATGATCATCGAGCAAGCTGATAGATTAACAAACTTAGTGGACCGTTTATTAGGCCCTAACTACCTGCCAGTGATGAAGTTACAAAATATACATATGGTCATCGAAAAAGTATTCCAACTGACAAAATTTGATAACCCTAAAAATATTATATTAGCGCGTGATTATGACCCTTCCATTCCTGAGTTAACATTTGATCAAGACAAAATTCAGCAAACCGTGATCAACATTGTACATAACGCCATACAAGCTTTAGACAGTGAAAGTAAAATTACGCTTAGAACAAGAGCAGCAAGTAATAAAACCATTAATGGCAAGCGTATTAAACTGTGTGCAGAAATCAGCATTATTGATAATGGACCCGGTATTCCTGAACATATTCAAAGTACATTGTTCTACCCTATGGTTTCAGGACGAGCTTCAGGCACAGGCTTAGGGCTATCTATTTGCCAAACTATAATCCATCAACATCACGGTAAATTATCCTGTATAAGTCGACCTGGGCATACAGAGTTTACTATTTTGATACCTTTTGAAAGCGAGATAAAATAA
- a CDS encoding DUF4124 domain-containing protein — translation MIHIARFCIFYILMTQAFSVFAGSAKVYVWRNEQGVLVFSDSPKPGAEEVDIKEPNTIKSSVDTSILDIKPKVIDNSYQVEIIQPENNATIRDNTGSAYVSGRIKPIFKRGLQIQLYLDDKPYKKPQTHSMFVLRDIDRGEHQIKMSLLDDKGKVIATSSPVTFYMHRISVNKAN, via the coding sequence TTGATTCACATTGCGCGTTTTTGCATTTTTTATATTTTAATGACACAAGCTTTTTCTGTTTTTGCAGGCTCAGCTAAGGTTTATGTGTGGCGAAACGAGCAAGGAGTATTAGTATTTTCTGATAGCCCTAAACCTGGTGCTGAAGAAGTTGATATTAAAGAACCTAACACCATAAAATCCTCCGTCGACACTTCTATTTTAGACATTAAACCTAAAGTCATCGACAACAGTTATCAAGTCGAAATTATTCAACCCGAAAATAATGCCACCATAAGAGACAACACTGGCTCTGCTTACGTGTCTGGTCGTATAAAACCTATTTTTAAGCGTGGCCTGCAAATACAATTGTACTTAGATGATAAACCCTATAAAAAACCACAAACTCATTCAATGTTTGTACTAAGAGATATAGACAGAGGCGAGCACCAAATAAAAATGTCACTACTTGATGATAAAGGCAAGGTTATTGCAACGTCATCTCCAGTAACGTTTTATATGCATAGAATATCGGTTAATAAGGCAAACTAG